The Neorhodopirellula lusitana DNA window CGCCAGTTCGGAGTCGCTCGCTTGCGAAACGCTGGCCGGGATCAGGTCCAAGTTGGGATGCTCAGCCATGGCTGGTGGTAGTCGGTCCAGTGATCGGACGATGGCACGCACGGATAGACCACGGCTTAGCAATTGTTCGACCAACAGTCTTCCTGTTGCTCCACTCGCTCCGACGACGAGGCAGGTCATATGAGATCGCTTTCGATTGAATTGGAATGGAATGAAGTGGAATGGAATGGTGGAGGCACTAAATAAAACCAGTTTGGTTTGATCCGTTGGGTCTGGCAACATTGTTTGGTCAGCATGGTCCGTTCACCAGTGCAGGGCCTAGGGGTGGACATCAGATTGGATAGCACGCCAGTTCTGGCCAGCACCCATCTTGAACAAAGTCGCCAGTCAGCCACGGCGGTCGTGCGATGTTTTGGGTGGTGTAAAAACGAGCGGTGATGTGCACAAAACTTCAGTCTCTTTTGGAAAAAACTTGTGTTTTTTTAAAGTGAAGCGAAAGCTGTGCGGGTTAGGAAGACGATAGAGACCATGAGGACTTTACTAGGCCACCACATGAAGGGCACGGATGTTCGTGAAACTCGCTACGACGACAAAGACGAAAACCGTAAGCCTGTTGGCTCGATGTTGTGGCTTCGTTGGCATGGCGATGTTAGGCAGCCTGCTTTTGAGTAGTGGTGCCGCCTCGGCTCAAGGTTATTCCAACGGTGGTTTGCAGGTTGGAGGTGCGACCAAGCCGGAGTTCGCTCCGTTGCCGCCAGCGCTGTCGCCCTATCTCGATTTGCTTCGTAGCGACAGCGGCGTGGTCAGTCCCTACCACTCGTTTGTGTTACCGCGACGTCAAATCACACAACAACAATCGCAGCAATCAGCCCAGATTCATCGCTTGCAATCGCAAGTGCATCAGCTTGACGCGGTTTCACAGCAGCGTCGTCGCGTTTCACGATCACGCATGCCAACCGGAAACGGTGGCTTCTTTCAACAGTACTCACATTTCTATCCCGCATCGAATAACCCATCACGCCGCTAGTGGCGACGCGACATTGTCGCACGAATGATTCCGTAAGCATCTTCCTTCGAAGTCTGTCTTGAACTTTTCCATCCAACTCTATCGACAACTCTGTATCGTCGGGCTAGCGATATGCTGGTTCGGAATCAGCGGCTGCGCGGTGTTGGCTCCGATACCCTTGCAGGGCGGAATGGCTGGTGGCGGGTTTTCAGGACAGGACGGCGTTGGCACGGTGCCGTGCGATCAGATGCTGGCCAATCATGTTGCTCAGCTTTGCGATGGTCGGGAAGCTTGGGTTCCTCGAGAACTCGACAAAGCAACGGTTCCCATTTATCGCGTTGAGCCGCCAGATATTCTGACGATTGACGTTATGTTGCAGGTCCCACACAGCACCTACGGCTTGAATGTGGGCGACGCGGTATCGTTATCGGTCGTCGGGACTTTCCCTGATGAACCGATCGCTGGCCAGTACGTCATTCAGGTGGGTGGAGTGATTGATCTTGGTTTCGGCTACGGACAAGTTGAGGTCGGCGGGCAAACGATTTTACATGCTCGGACGCTCATCAACGCCCATCTCATCAAGCAACTACGCAGTCCTCGGGTTTCGCTATCGTTGCTAAACGCATCGGGCATGCAGCCCATTTCAGGGGAGCACTTGGTGGGTCCCGATGGCACGATCACGCTGGGCCAATACGGATCCTTGCCAGTGGCGGGCATGACCCTCGACGAGGTTCGGCACTCGATCGCCGATCACTTGTCGCCTTTCTTTGCAAGGCCGAAGGTTTCGGTAAACGTCTATGCGTTTAATAGCAAAGCCTATTACATCATCACTCAAGGCGGCGGTCAGGGTGATAGTTTGGTCCGGCTTCCTTACACAGGAAACGAGACCGTGATGGACGCGCTTAGCCAGATCAATGGTCTTAGCTACGTTTCATCGAGTCGGTTGTGGATCGCGCGGCCGGATCGTGAGACCAAGACCAGTCAAATACTTCCGATTGATTGGGAAGGCATTTCCCAACGCGCCGAAGTGCAGACTAACTACCAGTTGATGCCAGGCGATCGGCTTTACATCGCGCACAATCGATTGGTTGCTTTGGATGGAGCGATCGCGAAAATGGTGGCTCCGATTGAACGCATCTTTGGATTCACGCTATTGGGGACGAGCACGGCGTCGAGGCTTTCGGGCGACGTGCTAGGGAAGACATCCAGTTCTGGCTACACAGCAACCTCGTTGAGGAACTAGCCGTGTATTCGCTTTGTAATCTCGGCGTCTGTATCGTTCGTCTGCTAACGCTGGTCCTGGACGTTGAGCGTTTTCAAAACGCAGCTTGGCCCTTGATGTTGGGTTGCTTGTTTGGATTGGTTGGGGGCAGTAGTGGATGCGTCATGCATCACCAACAACTCTGCGAAACACTGGTGAACCCACGTGTGTGTCCGAATTGCATGGCACGTGACATCAGTGAGTGCCACTGCTTTGCACCAACAGCGGATGGTGGTTACCACGAGACGAATTGGCACCGTATGGGCAACGCCTCTTTTGAATCGCCCGTGACGCAAAACTTTGCTGATGCCGCGCCACCGATTGAATTTGATGAGCAAGTACACGAAGGCTTCGATCCGGCCAGCGAAACATCGTTGAACGACGCAACCATGCAATCGTCATCGCAAGTGCTGTCAGATGAGAGCACCACGCCGCTGCGAAGCTTGCCTGTCGAGGCGTTCTCGCAGGAACCGCTGGGGCAAGTTCCGCAATACGGTGAACTACGCGTTGTGGGTGCTTGGGATTCGGTTGGTGGTGAAGGAAGCACGGTTGCTGCGAATTCAGCCCGGCGAATGAACCGACGCCGTCACTTCGAACCTGCACGCCGACTCTCCAAATCAACGGAATCAAGTACCAGAATTGTCGATCCACGGACACTGGTGGGTGCGTCGGAATCCAACCTTGACTATTACCAGCCTTAATCAACTTAGAACGCGAGAGATTTGCGGGGTAATTGCACTGCTAAGAACATTGTTGAACGGTAAGTTTCCTTGTTCGTTCGACGCCCCACTTTGAACACTTTCGACCCATATCAAAGCCTTTCACTACCTACTATGTCCGCTGTAGTCCTTTCATCGAATCACCATGCGAAAGCGGTGTTGTCGTCATCCGACGATCGACACGGTTGGGGCTTGCTGTTGTTGATGGCGGTGGTGGCGACGTTGTTCGTTCGCCCGGCGGACTTGTTGCCCGTGTTGACAGCGTGGCCGATCTATCAGTTTCTGATTATTGGTTGTTTGGTGGTGGCCTATCGGGCGATGCTGCGTCAACTCTCTTTTGAAACGATCACGCACCAACCCGTGACCGCCTGTGTCTTGCTTCTGTTGGCTTCCGTCACGCTGTCACACCTTGCACACGGATTCTTTTGGGCGGCTCGTAATTCAACTTATGAAATTAGCAAAGTGATTGCTTTGTTTCTGTTGATCGTGGGTTTGGTGAACACGCCCAGTCGATTGTTCTTGTTCGTGAAATGCTTGAGCGTCGCGATTACTTTTGTCGCACTGCTTGCGTTGTTGGATCGCTACGAGTTGTATTCGATCGGCGCGTTGGAATCGGTCGAGGATCGAATGAGGGTGGCTAACGAGACAACGGTGCAAGTCGACCGAATTCGTGGGACGGGAATTTTCAATGACCCGAATGACTTTGGGATGATTTTGGTGACGGGCTTGGTCTTGTGCGCTTCATCGTTCATGCGGCCGGGTGCCGGTTTGCGTAGATATCTTTGGTTGACACCGATTGGCATCTTGATGGCCACGCTGGCGTTGACGCACTCGCGAGGTGCCTTGCTTTCGCTGGCGAGCGTCGTTCCCGCGGCCGTGGTTTATCGCTTAGGTTGGAAGTACGCAGTGCCTTCGCTATTTGTACTTCCGGGCTTAGCCATGCTCTTCAGCGCGCGGATGACGAATGTGCAGGCGATGACTGACGGAACGGGGCAAAGCCGAATTCAGATCTGGTCAGACTGTTTGGTCTTGTGGCGACAGTACCCCATTTTCGGAACCGGACAGGGGATGCTGGTGGAAGAGATCGGCGTGGTTGCGCACAACTCGTTCTTGCAGTGCTTCGTTGAACTGGGGTTGGTTGGCGGAATCGCCTTTGCGGCGTGTTTCATGGGCACATTGCTGGGCCTCTGGTCGCTGCGTGATCGGTTCTGGAATCTGAATGACGTGAAATCCACTCCTGAACTTCACCGGTTGGCTCACTTGCGAATGTTTCTCTTCGCGGCGGTTTCCGCGTACGCAATGGGGATCCTTTCCATCTCTCGTCAATTTGTAGCACCAACTTTTTTGATCCTGGGGCTGGGGACGGCGGCGCAATTGGTTTGTCCAATGTCGCACCCCTCTTTGCGGTTGAATAACTATTTCTTCGTGATGTGCTTGCTAAGTGGAGCTGGAGTTTTGTTGTTTTGTCATGTTGTTGTTCGCGTCTTCAATCAGTTTTAGCGGGGACAGCAAATGAGTACTTCTAATGTGAAATCGTCTGGTCTCGGGTTGTCAGATTGGGAACAGGACGCCTTGGACGCTCGTAACGCGAAGCGTTGTGGTGCTGAAATGCCGGTGACTCGGATTCAATCCAAGTCAGATTGGCAAGCAATTGATTTCGCGGAACTGTATGTCTACCGCGATCTGTTTCGGTATCTCGTTCGACGAGAGATCAAGGTTCGGTATGCTCAGAGCGCGATTGGTGTTGGTTGGGCGATCTTGCAACCACTGTTCACGATGCTGGTATTTACGGTGATCTTTGGGCGGTTGGCTAAGGTCGGATCCGATGGAGCACCCTATGCATTGTTTAGCTTTGCTGGACTGGTACCGTGGATGTTCTTTTCGAATGCAGTGACCGATGGGGTCAACGGTTTGATTGGCGGCGCGTCGATGATGTCGAAAGTTTACTTTCCACGCATGTTCATGCCGCTGGCTGCCAACGCGGCTCGATTGATTGACTTTGGTGTCGCTTCAATCGTGATGGCGGGATTGATGGTTTGGTACGGCGTGTTGCCAAACGCGGGTGCGTTGGCTTTGCCGTGGATCTTGGCGATGATGTTTTTGACCGCTTCGGGAGTCACGCTTTGGTTGTCCACGTTTGCGATTCAGTATCGCGACGTCAAACATGCGATGGGATTTGTTGTTCAGATCTTGATGTACGCGGCACCGGTTGTTTATCCCGCGTCGCTGATTCCGGAAGCGTATCAACGAGTTTACGCGATCAACCCGATGGTCGGTGTGATTGAGGGTTTGCGGAGCGGTTGGCTGGGAACTCGTGTGTTGCCTTGGGACTTGTTGCTAATTGGCTCGGTCAGCGCAATCTTGTTGTTCGTGACCGGTGTGTCTTACTTCAATGCCAAGCAGCGTGTCTTCGCTGACCTCGCTTAAGGATCATGAAGATGCAACCTATTTCGAATCCGTCATGTGATCATGCGATTTCCGCCCAAGGAATCAGCAAGGCGTATCGGTTGGCAAAACGGCAAACCACGCCGGATACATTGGTCGGCGCGATCCAGGCAATTGCGAAAGCACCACTGCGCAATTTTCAATACTTGCGTTCGCTTGGACGAGCCCATCACGCGGCGAAGTTGAATGACGAAGATCTGTACTGGGCACTGCAGGACGTTTCGTTTGATGTTCCCGCAGGGGAAGTCGTGGGTGTGATTGGACGCAATGGTGCTGGCAAGAGCACGTTGCTGAAGATTTTGTCTCGAATCACGCAGCCTACTTCCGGCGAAGCAACCATCCGGGGGCGAGTGTCGAGTTTATTGGAGGTGGGAACGGGTTTTCACCCGGAGTTAACTGGACGCGAAAATGTCTACATGAACGGTACGATCTTGGGGATGACCAAGCGAGAGATCGATCGTAAGTTCGACCAAATTGTCGATTTTGCGGGGGTGGATCGTTTTTTGGATACGCCGATCAAACGATATAGCAGTGGGATGCAAGTCCGGCTTGCGTTCTCCGTGGCTGCTCACTTGGATCCCGATATTCTGATCATCGATGAAGTTCTGGCGGTGGGCGACGCAGAGTTCCAAAAGCGTTGTATCGGCAAGATGCAGGAAGTGGCTGGCGGCGGACGTACGGTGATGTTTGTGAGTCACAATATGTCGGCGATCGGACAACTGTGCACGTCAGGTTTGTTGCTTTCCAAAGGCCGTGTTGCCTCACAGGGGGATCTTGGCGTTGTGGTTCAGTCTTACATGGACGATCTGTTCAGTACGGAGTCGAAGGTTGGCAATGAGGAGACGACTATCATCGTCCAGACTGCCATTGATGGCGATGAAAGCGAGAGGATGTGGAGGTATGGATCAATGGTTCGTGTTCGAGTTGAGGTGGACACTCAACTTGTGATTGCCAACCCGGCGATCGATCTGTACTTCAACTCCAGTGCGGGGCGAATGATCTTCGCGCAGAGCGATCGTTTCGTCAAACATTTCGATAGTGATTCCAACCGATGGGTGTTCGAGTTCCAGCTTCGCAATAACGGTTTTGTGTCGGATTACATGACGATTGACGTCGGATTTCGATACTGTTCAAGCACCCGCTACCTCGGCTTGTGGCAGTCGGTTGCGGCGATCGCGCTGGGAGAAGTTCCAGCGGGGCACACGCACGGTCGTGATTGTCCGATTGCGGTGCCGTGTGAAGTGCAACTGATGGAGGCGGCGGCATGATTGATTCCACTTCAATCATTGGGCGCGCGCCCATGGGCCCATTCGTGGTGGCGGAGCGGACTGACTGGATCGAGCCCGATGCAAGTGAGTTTCGGTTTCAAGAAACAGGCTGCCCTTTCATTACCAATGCGTTTAAGACCCAGCAGTTGTCGGATCTGAAGGGCCGAGTTCGCTCGATGGATACTTTTATCCCACGCGAGCAAGGAGATTTGCTGTTCAGCTTGGTTCGCCATTTGAAACCCTTGCAAACGATAGAGATCGGTTTAGCGAACGGGATTTCGGCGTTGCACATCGCTCGAGCGATTCGGGAAAATGGATGCGGCCATCATTGGGCGATCGATCCCTACCAAACAACAGATTGGCACGGCGTTGCTTTGGCATCACTGCGTCAGACTGGATTGGATTCGCTGGTTAGCTTGGACGAGCGTCCATCGCACTGGGCGGTACCGGATCTGGAAGAGGCAGGCGGCAGAGTGCAGTTCGCGTTTGTTGACGGAAGTCACTTGCTGGACTACGTGATGGCCGATTTCATGATGATCGACCGGATTCTTGATGTGGGTGGTTTGATCGCGTTTGATGATTCGGATTGGCCAGCAGTCTTGCATGTGATCCGGTTTGCGGTGACCAATTGCGAATACGAAGTGTTTCCAACAGGGGTGGTCATTGAACCGAGTCCATTCAGGCCAAGGTTATTGACAAAGTTGGCTCGGCGATTGGTGCACGGGTCTGCTCGTTTGCAGCGAATCGTTCGTCGGAGTTTTTCGATTCCGGATGCTGAGCGAGGAATCGAAGGACGATGCGTCGTGTTGCGTAAGACTGCGAATGATTCCAGGCATGCATTGCAGGGGCAGCCGGAAGACTTCTAGCTGACGCAGAATTCGCCGGACTGAAAGGATTGAACATGAAGACAGCCGCAATGGATTTGCGAATTTGCGTCGCCTCAACGGGGTTGGGCCACGTCATGCGCGGAGTCGAAGGTTGGGCTCATGACCTTGGTCACGCACTCGCCGACCGTGGCCAGGATGTGTTGTTGTGTAAGGGCGATGGAGAAGCGACAGCTTCGTTTGAACGTGTGGTTTCATGTTGGACCCGAGAATCTGAAACAACCCAGCGATTGCTTCGCTGGCTGCCGCATTCCGTTGGCTGGCGGGTAGGGTTGGGCAACGCGTACAACGTTGAGCAGACAACGTTCGCGATAAATTTGCTTGGGTTGCTGCGGCGCGAAAGAGTGGATGTATTGCACGTACAGGACCCGCATGTCGCTGGTTTTGTTCAGACTGCAATGCGTGTCGGGCTCTGCCAAACGAAGGTGCTTTTCGGGCATGGGACGGAAGAGCCGCTGGAGTCTTTGGCTGCACTGGATCATGTTCATCATCTGGCCCCTTGGCATGAACGCGAAGCGGAAGCCGTGATTGGAGTTCGTGAGGGATGGTGTACGATCCCCAACTTCGTTGATTCCCAGTTTTATCGTCCTGTTGCGGCTTCCAGGTTTCGAAGTGAGTGGGGAATTCCTGAGGGTGGTTTGGTGGTGACGGTGTGTTCGGCGATTAAGCGCCGGCACAAGCGGATTGATTGCTTGATCGAAGAATTCGCGTCAGTGCGTCAGCAGCGTCCGGATCTTCCAGTCTGGTTTGTTTTCGCAGGTGGTCGCAATTCAGAGTCGGACGAGCTGATTGAATTTGGGAGAGCGAAACTAGGCGATCGAGTGCGTTTTGTTTCGGAGCTCACACGGGATGAAATGCCAGCGTTTCATGCTGCCGGCGATGTATTCGTGCATGGTAGTTTGTTTGAGATGTTTGGGACCGTTCTGGCCGAAGCATCGTCGTGTGGTGTTCCTTGTATTGCACATCATCACCCAGTCATGCAGTGGGTACTTGGTCCCGGTGGGATGACTCTCGACATGACAGTCCCAGGAAGTTTGGCGGTTGGCTTGCTTCGTTTACTGGACGATGAGCACTTGCGGAAACAAATGGGAACTGCGGGACGCCGATACTGCCATGATCAGTTCGATCAAGAGGTCGTGATTGATCAGATGATTCACCAATACGGCAAGATTGCGGGTGCCAGGGCGGTGGCCGCATGAGTGGTCCAGCAATCAATATCAGCGTCGTGATTCCTGCCTACAATGCCGGCGCAACGATTCGTCGAGCCATTGACAGTGTGTTGGCGCAGTCCTACCCGCCGCTGGAAATCATTGTTGTTGATGACGGTAGTTTCGATGACACGGCCGACATCGCGGGGCGGTACGGTCATCCGGTAAGGTTGATTCGGCAAGGGAATTCGCAAACCGCGGCGGCCCGGAATCTTGGTATTTCTAGTTCACGTGGCGACTGGATCGCGTTCTTGGATGCGGATGACTATTGGGACGCAGACAAACTTGCCAAGCAAGCCGACGTTGCTCGCTGGAATGATGACGTCAGTCTTATTGCCAGTGGCTATCGCACTGAATCACCAGAGACTCATCAGTACAGCGAACAGATTGCGTCGCCGGTATCTTGGTGCGACCGAGTTTTGACGCGTGAGGATGTCAATCCGTTTTTGCTGGGGACTCGGATGTGGACGGGGACCGTTTTGGTCAAACGTTCGGCTTTGGGTGACGAGCGATTTGTATCCGGATTGGAGCCGGCGGAGGATCGCGATCTTTGGGTTCGGCTGGCAAGTCGAACATCGGTGTGGTTGATGTCGGATTCGCTTGCAACCTGTGTGTTAGAAGCCGGCAGTCTTTCTCGTGGTGACATTCGCAAGGACTGTCAGTCCATGCTGGCGGTGATTGATCGACACCAGAGACAAATGGGCTTCTTGAATCGTCTTGTATGGCGGTCGTATACCTATTACCGCTGGGCCGCGATGGAGCCGAACTCGATGAAGTCGCTCTTTCTTTTGTTGCAGTCTTTCGGGACCTGGCCAGCCTCGCTATCGAGAATGCCGACCATGCAGACTTTGGGACGGTCCAAGCGATTGGTGCGTGTCGGGTTTGATTTGATTGGGAATGTATGTCACTGGCGTTCGGCGAATGAACCACGGGAGGCGTCGTTATGAGTCCTGTTTTGAAAGCTATCGTGCGACGTGGATTGCAGTTGCACCTACCGGTGAATCGCCTCACGAAGCCAGTGTTTGCGGTTCTCTATCGGTTGCACGTCTTGGTTCGTGAAACGTGGTTGTGGACGCAGCGGGTGATGTGGGCGGAACCGCTTTTTCGCAGTCAGTGTGAGCGTGTCGGAACGCGTTTCGAAATGGAACAGCTTCCGTACATGGTGGGGCGAGGGTGTATTCGCATTGGCAGCGGGGTTCGCTTGTCGGGCAAGCCGTCGATCGCGTTCAGTTCCAAGCATGGTGGTGCCGTGCTTGAGATCGGCGACCAGACATTCATAGGGCACAATTGCTCGATTGCTGTTGCCAAGGCTGTTTCGATTGGCAGGGACTGTTTGATCGCCGGCGGAGTCCGGATTGCTGATTTTGATGGGCATCCGCTTGATGCCGAGGAACGCCGGAAAGGACTGCCCACACCAATCGAAGCCGTTCATCCGGTTTCCATTGGGGATGATGTTTGGATTGGTCAGGGAGCATTGGTTTTGAAGGGCGTCCGGATTGGGAATCGCTCCGTCATTGGTGCTAGAGCAGTGGTCACTCGGGATGTACCGGACGATTGTGTCGTGGCGGGGAATCCTGCCCGAGTGGTGAAGTCCATTTCCTATCCATTGAGGAATGCTAGCTAGTAATCACCTGTGTTGACTCAAATTGCATCTGCCGAACATCGAAAACAGGGATCAACCACGCGATCACGTGTGCGCCGAGTCATGCATGTGTCATTGGGGACCCATGTCGGTGGCATGGAAAAGTTGCTTGTTGAGTTCGCCCGGTATACGGATCGAGACCGTTTTGAGTTGACCTTCGTGTCGCTTCAGGAACGGGGTGATGTTGCGAGGGAACTCGAACAGCAAGGCTGTTCGGTGATCGATTTCCATAAGCGAGATGGTTTGTCTCCCGGGTTGGTGTTGAGGTTGGCGAACCAGTTCCGCGAATTACGCGTCGATGTGGTGCATACTCACAACACCGCCGCGATGTTCTATGGCGTGCCGGCCGCGAAACTGTCGGGTGTGAAAACCGTGATCCACACGCGGCACGGCCAACGACTGGGTGCGACGAAGCGTCAGACGGCGGTCTTCCGATGGTTGGCCAAAGGATGCAATCAAGTTGTGAGTGTGTGTGAAGATGGGGCTCGATTGACGATCGACGAAGGCGTTGACTCGCGGTTGGTGGCCACGATTTGCAACGGTGTTGATCTGTCGCGTTTTGAATTTGCCGGTCCACGTTCCAATGGCTCTTGCTTGAATGGTCCTGTGACCATGGTGGCGAGGTTGAGTGCGGAGAAAGACGTGCCGACTTTGATCCGTGCAATGGAATTGGCGATCCGCTCAGCGGAAGGACTGAAGTTGCGAATCATTGGGGATGGTCCCGAGCGTGTATCCTTGGAATCCTTGGTCAAGTCGCTGGGAATGCAGAACGCTGTCGAGTTCATGGGCCAGCGAAATGACGTGGCTGCGTTGTTGGCTGAGGCATCGGTGTTTGTTCTGCCTTCGTTGTCGGAGGGAATCTCGCTGACTTTGTTGGAAGCGATGGCGAGAGGCTTGCCGGTGGTGGCTACCGATGTGGGTGGAACACCGGAAGTGGTGATTGACGGGGGAACGGGATTTCTGGTGCCGGCGGGCGATGTCGCTTCGATGGCGGACGCGTTGGTCGAGTTGCATCAAAATACGGGTGCCGCAGTCGAGATGGGCCGCCAGGGCCGGAAGCGTGTGGAGCAACACTTCACGATCCAGCGCATGGTTCGTGACTACGAGCGACTCTACCGTTCGGAGACGACGCTATGAGTTCAGACGTGCGATGTCAAGCTGCGACGTACTCGCCTAGCCTGGTTGAACGTTTCTATCGGGGAATTGTTTTGCCAGGTTTTGATTCGGTCGTGAAGGGCCGCAAAACCTTCCAGTTTGCTGATGAGCTTAACCAATCGCAGTGGTGGCCGGTTGAGAAGATCGAGGAACTGCAGTCTCGACGTTTGAGTTCTTTGATTGAGTTTTGTTGGCAACACTCGTGTCATTACCGGGACGCGTGGACGCAGGCTGGTTTGAAGGCTTCCGACATCGACAGTGCGGGTGATCTGTCAAAGTTGCCGCTGACTACGCGTGAGACGATGCGTGACCATGCTTCTCGAATTCGTACGTGGTTGCATGGGCAGGCGAGCGTTGTGAAGTCGACAGGTGGATCGAGCGGGAGTCCGCTGCGATTTACGATCGATACCGAGGCCAATGACCGCCGGGTTGCTGCGGCATTGCGAGGGTATGCGATGGCGGGCGGTGGACCAGGAACGAAGCAGGTCCATCTTTGGGGCGGAGCGATTGGGGACCAGGGGCCGTTGCGTGCGGCGAAAGAATATGTCTATTCGCGTTGGCTGAATCGGCGAGTGATGCTGGACAGCTTTGGTCTATGCGATTCCAACGCGGAACGATTTGTCAGGCAGATCAATCGACATCGGCCCGATGTCTTGGTCGCGTATACCAATCCGATCGACACGTTGTCACGGATCGTGCTAGAGCGAGACCTGAGCGTTCATCAACCACGCGCCATTATCACCGGTGCGGAGAAGTTGCACGTTCATCAGAGGCAACGCATTGAAGAAGCGTTTGGGGCCCCTGTTTTTGAAACGTATGGATCCCGTGAGTTCACGTTGATTGGTGCGGAGTGTTCGGAGCATGCTGGGTTGCACTTGACCAGCGAGAATTTGATCGTCGAAGTGGTTGATGAGGATGGACGACCGACACCGGAGGGTGAGGAAGGCGACATTGCCGTGACGGACTTGTGGAACCGTTCGACGCCGTTCGTACGTTACTTGATCGGTGACCGGGCGGTTGCGGGTTTGGAACGTTGTCCGTGTGGGCGAGGTCTACCGCTATTGCGCAAGGTGGTCGGTCGTCAGTTGGACATGCTCCCAACGTTGGATGGTCGTCGATTGCCCGGTGAGTTTTTCCCGCATTTGATTAAGGATTTCGTTTCCATACGGCAGTTCCAGGTGGTGCAGCGAACCATTGATGAAGTGGTTTTGAAGGTGATCGTTGATCAACGTTGGTCGAGCGAGCAGGCTGATCGACTACACGCGTTGGTAAGTGAGGGCGTTGGGCGGACCACGCGATTGCGGATTGAAGAAGTTGCCGCGATTCCGGTGACAAAGCAGGGGAAACATCGTGTCGTCGTTAGCCATGTTGTCGAGCGATCGATTCCGCAGGTATCCCGAGCGGAGGTCGCATGATGAAGACTGCTTTGCGAATACTTGCCGGGCTTTATTTGGTCGTGTTGCTGGTTGTCTGGGGTGTGATGAGCCGCGATGTGGGCGGTAGTTGGCCGGTGACTTTGTTTCTGTTTTCGCCTCGGTGGGTGATGGCGTTGCCTTTGCTCGGTTTGTTGCCTTTGACCGTTTGGAAGTTGCGTTGGTTTAGCCTGTTCTACCTCGTTCATGTTGTCGTGATGGTGTTTCCGTTATGGGGAGCAACTCTGGGGATCGATGGGGAACGTCGCGACGAAGCGTTGCCCGCGATCCGGATTTTGACCTGCAATAT harbors:
- a CDS encoding glycosyltransferase family 2 protein, with protein sequence MSGPAINISVVIPAYNAGATIRRAIDSVLAQSYPPLEIIVVDDGSFDDTADIAGRYGHPVRLIRQGNSQTAAARNLGISSSRGDWIAFLDADDYWDADKLAKQADVARWNDDVSLIASGYRTESPETHQYSEQIASPVSWCDRVLTREDVNPFLLGTRMWTGTVLVKRSALGDERFVSGLEPAEDRDLWVRLASRTSVWLMSDSLATCVLEAGSLSRGDIRKDCQSMLAVIDRHQRQMGFLNRLVWRSYTYYRWAAMEPNSMKSLFLLLQSFGTWPASLSRMPTMQTLGRSKRLVRVGFDLIGNVCHWRSANEPREASL
- a CDS encoding DapH/DapD/GlmU-related protein: MSPVLKAIVRRGLQLHLPVNRLTKPVFAVLYRLHVLVRETWLWTQRVMWAEPLFRSQCERVGTRFEMEQLPYMVGRGCIRIGSGVRLSGKPSIAFSSKHGGAVLEIGDQTFIGHNCSIAVAKAVSIGRDCLIAGGVRIADFDGHPLDAEERRKGLPTPIEAVHPVSIGDDVWIGQGALVLKGVRIGNRSVIGARAVVTRDVPDDCVVAGNPARVVKSISYPLRNAS
- the pelF gene encoding GT4 family glycosyltransferase PelF, with amino-acid sequence MLTQIASAEHRKQGSTTRSRVRRVMHVSLGTHVGGMEKLLVEFARYTDRDRFELTFVSLQERGDVARELEQQGCSVIDFHKRDGLSPGLVLRLANQFRELRVDVVHTHNTAAMFYGVPAAKLSGVKTVIHTRHGQRLGATKRQTAVFRWLAKGCNQVVSVCEDGARLTIDEGVDSRLVATICNGVDLSRFEFAGPRSNGSCLNGPVTMVARLSAEKDVPTLIRAMELAIRSAEGLKLRIIGDGPERVSLESLVKSLGMQNAVEFMGQRNDVAALLAEASVFVLPSLSEGISLTLLEAMARGLPVVATDVGGTPEVVIDGGTGFLVPAGDVASMADALVELHQNTGAAVEMGRQGRKRVEQHFTIQRMVRDYERLYRSETTL
- a CDS encoding phenylacetate--CoA ligase family protein — translated: MSSDVRCQAATYSPSLVERFYRGIVLPGFDSVVKGRKTFQFADELNQSQWWPVEKIEELQSRRLSSLIEFCWQHSCHYRDAWTQAGLKASDIDSAGDLSKLPLTTRETMRDHASRIRTWLHGQASVVKSTGGSSGSPLRFTIDTEANDRRVAAALRGYAMAGGGPGTKQVHLWGGAIGDQGPLRAAKEYVYSRWLNRRVMLDSFGLCDSNAERFVRQINRHRPDVLVAYTNPIDTLSRIVLERDLSVHQPRAIITGAEKLHVHQRQRIEEAFGAPVFETYGSREFTLIGAECSEHAGLHLTSENLIVEVVDEDGRPTPEGEEGDIAVTDLWNRSTPFVRYLIGDRAVAGLERCPCGRGLPLLRKVVGRQLDMLPTLDGRRLPGEFFPHLIKDFVSIRQFQVVQRTIDEVVLKVIVDQRWSSEQADRLHALVSEGVGRTTRLRIEEVAAIPVTKQGKHRVVVSHVVERSIPQVSRAEVA